One genomic region from Anthonomus grandis grandis chromosome 1, icAntGran1.3, whole genome shotgun sequence encodes:
- the LOC126750491 gene encoding vesicle transport protein SFT2B, which yields MDKLKRVLSGNDTPDEESGIMSQLNDASTLSWSTRIKAFIACFIIGILLSLLGSFALFFKGGLNVFAVFYTLGNVVSLLSTCFLMGPWNQIQKMFHSTRAIATCLVLASLVMTLVSAVAWHNPGLALVFIIIQSLSMTWYSLSYIPYARDAVKKTISACVG from the exons ATGGATAAATTAAAAAGGGTTTTGAGTGGAAATGATACCCCCGATGAAGAGAGCGGAATCATGTCTCAG CTAAATGATGCATCAACCCTAAGCTGGTCCACAAGAATCAAAGCATTCATCGCTTGTTTCATAATAGGGATTCTCCTCTCACTCCTGGGATCTTTCGCCCTATTTTTCAAAGGAGGTCTAAATGTGTTCGCTGTATTTTACACATTGG GCAACGTAGTGTCCTTACTCAGCACCTGTTTCCTAATGGGACCATGGAATCAAATCCAGAAAATGTTCCATTCGACCAGAGCCATAGCCACTTGTTTGGTCTTAGCGAGTCTCGTGATGACCCTCGTGTCGGCTGTGGCATGGCACAATCCTGGCCTCGCtctagtttttattataatacaatCGTTATCGATGACGTGGTACTCGCTCTCTTACATCCCTTATGCCAGGGACGCCGTGAAGAAAACCATTTCCGCGTGTGTGGGATAA
- the LOC126750473 gene encoding carnosine N-methyltransferase, with product METDQKIQEERAYFLRVINTFKSYQELSRKRIQHKEKCVGSLPNQHKKWLNKYYEDLQKLKEGVDKNAEFIPMVLKHACSMFDNVYCNTEMPQSEQQLGVLNEGLEKVQSVFKQLMRDWSSLGAAERKQCYDPIIQEILVHFPEEHYDRAEVQVLVPGAGLGRLAFEIASRGFKCQGNEFNLFMLIVSFYVLNLCKNVDEYLIYPWIHQYCNNHSVDDQLTTAKFPDVKPMPSAEGNFSMTAGDFLEVYTMKEEWDCVATCFFIDCAPNVVQFIETIYEILKPGGVWINLGPLLYHYSDVKKEKSIEPSFKVVCDVIKKVGFQMEKCETGVKTKYCQNPNSMLQYEYDSVFFVCRKADSINGQVNGEFNT from the coding sequence ATGGAAACGGACCAAAAAATCCAAGAAGAACGGGCCTATTTTCTCAGGGTAATAAACACTTTCAAAAGTTACCAGGAGCTCTCTCGTAAACGAATACAGCACAAAGAAAAGTGCGTCGGGTCGTTGCCCAATCAGCACAAAAAGTggctaaataaatattatgaagaTCTGCAAAAGTTGAAGGAAGGTGTTGATAAAAATGCTGAGTTTATCCCAATGGTCTTAAAGCATGCCTGCTCGATGTTCGATAATGTTTATTGCAACACAGAAATGCCACAAAGTGAACAACAATTGGGGGTGTTAAATGAGGGACTTGAAAAAGTACAGTCAGTCTTTAAGCAGCTGATGCGTGACTGGAGTTCTCTTGGGGCAGCCGAGAGGAAACAGTGCTATGACCCAATTATTCAAGAGATTCTAGTACATTTTCCTGAAGAACATTATGACAGGGCTGAAGTACAAGTACTTGTTCCAGGAGCAGGCCTTGGTAGGTTGGCATTTGAAATAGCTTCTCGAGGATTTAAATGTCAAGGCAATGAGTTCAATTTGTTTATGCTCATTGTATCCTTTTATGTTCTCAATTTGTGCAAGAACGTAGATGAATACCTGATTTATCCATGGATACATCAGTATTGTAATAACCATTCTGTGGATGACCAGCTAACAACAGCAAAATTCCCTGATGTAAAGCCCATGCCATCTGCAGAAGGGAATTTTTCAATGACTGCCGGTGATTTTTTAGAAGTCTACACTATGAAAGAAGAATGGGACTGTGTGGCCACATGCTTTTTTATTGACTGTGCCCCCAATGTGGTTCAGTTCATTGAAACCATTTATGAAATACTAAAGCCTGGTGGTGTTTGGATCAATTTGGGCCCACTTCTGTACCACTACTCAGATGTGAAGAAGGAGAAGAGCATAGAGCCAAGTTTCAAGGTAGTCTGTGATGTTATTAAGAAGGTTGGCTTCCAAATGGAGAAGTGTGAGACTGGGGTTAAGACAAAATACTGTCAAAACCCAAATTCAATGTTACAGTATGAATATGACAGTGTCTTCTTTGTATGCAGGAAGGCTGACAGTATTAATGGTCAAGTGAATGGGGAGTTCAATACCTGA